The Corallococcus silvisoli genome contains the following window.
TTCTCCACGGCGGGCTCGCCGACCATCGCGCGGCGCTCTTCCGCGTCGCGAAGCTGGCGGACACGCACCGCCTGCTCTGCCCCGACCTCCGTGGTAGCGGCCGCTCCATCCACACAGGCCCGTTGAGCTGGGATCGGCTGGCCGATGACGTCGCCGCGTTGCTCGGACACCTCGGTGTCGAGCACGCGGTCATCGGCGGAACGTCGATGGGCTCGGCGGTGGCTCTTCGGGTGGCGCTGCGCCACCCGCGGCTGCTCCGGGGGCTGATCCTGATGTCGCCGCTGTACCCGGGAGCGGAGAGGCCCATGGCGGAAGCCGTCACCGCGGCCCTGCGGGCGATGGGCGAGGCCGGGGAGCGTGCGCTGGAGCAGGGAGTCGAGTCGCTGCGTCCGCTCTTCGAGCGCTTGCCGTCACCCGTGCGTGACGTCGCCCTCGAGATGATGCTCGGATTCGATGCTGGCAGCGTCGCTGCCTCCACGCGTTTTCTGGCCCGGAGGGAGCAACCAATGCATTCGGTCCGCGAGCTCGAATCGTTCGACGTCCCGGTCATGGTGTTGCCGGGGATTGATCCTCAGCATCCCGCCGAGGTCGCCGAGCTCTATCTGCGGCACCTGCGGCATCCAGTCCGTGTCGAGCTGACCTCGCCCGACATGCTGGAGCGTGTCGAGCGGTTCTGCCGTGAGCTGGATGGGCGCCCGAGCCGATAGCGCGCACGGCTGGAGGTCGGACGGTCCAGGGGGCCGCCCGACCTCTGGGCCGTACAGGACGACGGGGCCGTCACCGGCAGCCCGTGTTCCGTCAGCCCCTCAGGACCCGGAGCTCCTTGCCGCTCCCGTGTGCGGGATCTCCGAACGTGGAGTCCGAGGCGGTGACGGAACCTGTCAACCCACCGACCACGTTCCAGCGCGTGTCGATTCCGAACGCCACCGTCGTCGGCGTGGTCCCCAGGTTCACGGTCCCATTCTCGGAGCAGAGCCGGGTGAAGTTCTGCTGCACGTTGTACGTGGTGCGGTTGGGATAACCGAGCTGCCGGTAGTAGCCGAGGTTCGCGCCACCGGACTGCGGATCGCCGAAGGTCGCCGCGTTGAACGTGACGGTGCCCGTCACGCCTGGGATGAAGCGGTAGTGGCCGTTCGCCCCGTAGGCCACGTCGCAGGGCCCGGGCAGGTTGAAGGTGCTGCCATCCGGAACGCCGGCGTTGAAGGTGGCGATATCGTATCCACCGGGCAGGTCCTTGGGCACGTTGGTGGGCGCCAGCTGGAGCGGCCCCTGGTCCCAGCCCGTGACGACGAACAGGAAGCGCGTGGGCAGCGACTGCTCGTAGAGCAGGAGGCTGTCCGCCGTCGTGGTGCCGGCGAGCATGTCCAGGTTCGGCTCTTCCGTCGGAGAGGTGAACTCCCCTTGGGCCTTGGCGTTGCGCAGGGCCTGGAGGTACCAATCACGCGCGATGGCCGGGAAGTACTTCAGCTCGAGCGCCCACAGGTATGCCTCCTTGAGGATGTACAGCCGGGCTGACATGGACTGCGTCGGCGCCAGCGTGTTCAGGTAGGTGTAGACGCCGACGCCGCTCGAGGAGTTGCTCGTCGACTCGCGCTTGTACGAGAAGGAGAAGTCGAGCGACGCCCCCACGTAGGTCTCTCCAGTGGCGGAGATGCCCATCGGGGTCCCGACCTCCGCGGACTGAACGAACCCCGCATAGGCGTTGATATCCAGGTGGACGCCGAAGCCGGTGCTCTGGCCGCTCGACACCCGGTACTGGCCGTCGCAGACCGAGCCGCCGCTCATGGCGAACTTGAGGTACTTCTGGCCATTGATGTTGGTCTCCGTGCCGTACTTCTTGACGACGGCCGCCACGTAGTTCTGGCCTGTGTAGAACGTGCTGAGGTCGGTTCCATCCGGAGCGGTGAAGATCTGCCGGATCTGCTCCTGTGAATTGCCGGCGGTCGCGAGCCTGTTCACGCACTCGGTATACAGGCTGAACATCCGGGCGTTGATGGCCGCCTCGGTGTAGGAGTCGACCACGCCGGGCGTGCAGGCGTAGCTGAAGAAGTCGCCCGCCGCGGTTTCATCGGCGTCTTCGGAGGCGACGGGCCAGTGGGCCACGATCAACGGCGCCGGACTGAACGAGGCATCCTGGTTGAATGCGAGGTTCGTCGCCGTCCCGTACTGGGAGCGCAACCA
Protein-coding sequences here:
- a CDS encoding alpha/beta fold hydrolase translates to MTPSKFDHPPHTTPRREVWFESDGARLFALDVGQGHPVVFLHGGLADHRAALFRVAKLADTHRLLCPDLRGSGRSIHTGPLSWDRLADDVAALLGHLGVEHAVIGGTSMGSAVALRVALRHPRLLRGLILMSPLYPGAERPMAEAVTAALRAMGEAGERALEQGVESLRPLFERLPSPVRDVALEMMLGFDAGSVAASTRFLARREQPMHSVRELESFDVPVMVLPGIDPQHPAEVAELYLRHLRHPVRVELTSPDMLERVERFCRELDGRPSR